A single genomic interval of Sebastes umbrosus isolate fSebUmb1 chromosome 9, fSebUmb1.pri, whole genome shotgun sequence harbors:
- the stard15 gene encoding START domain-containing protein 10 — protein MPVQIPDDSDFSSFKDQCLSADGWNSRYNKGGVTVWCREEESRTVQKLKMRIVCKDVTAETLYDVLHDTSYRKKWDSNMIDTYDIGRLTANADVGYYSWKCPSPLKNRDFVTMRSWLPLGSDYLIINYSVKHPQHPPKKDYVRAVSLLTGYLIQSNGANCSTLYYLTQMDPGGSLPKWVVNRVSQFVAPKAMRKIYKASLKYPDWKRKHNPTLKPWMFPEQNTLPCISAADLTVQRADSLENIDESGLSEDKTRHSDDEET, from the exons ATGCCGGTTCAGATCCCGGACGACTCAGACTTCTCCTCCTTTAAGGATCAGTGTCTGAGTGCTGATGGATGGAACAGCCGCTACAACAAGGGAGGAGTGACAGTGTGGTGCCGCGAAGAGGAGAGCAGGACGGTCCAGAAACTCaag aTGAGGATAGTGTGTAAGGACGTGACGGCGGAGACGCTGTACGATGTCCTCCATGACACCAGCTACCGTAAGAAGTGGGACTCCAACATGATCGACACGTACGACATCGGCAGGCTGACGGCCAACGCCGACGTGGGATACTACTCCT GGAAATGTCCGAGCCCTCTGAAGAACAGAGACTTTGTGACGATGAGATCTTGGCTTCCTCTCGGCAGCGACTACCTGATCATCAACTACTCGGTCAAACACCCG CAACACCCTCCTAAGAAGGACTACGTCCGAGCCGTGTCCCTGCTGACCGGATACCTGATTCAGTCCAACGGGGCCAACTGCTCCACCCTCTACTACCTGACCCAGATGGACCCGGGAG GTTCGTTACCAAAGTGGGTGGTGAACAGAGTCTCTCAGTTTGTGGCTCCAAAG GCCATGAGGAAGATCTACAAGGCGTCTCTTAAGTACCCGGACTGGAAGAGGAAGCACAACCCGACCCTGAAGCCATGGATGTTCCCGGAGCAGAACACGCTGCCGTGCATCAGCGCGGCGGATCTGACGGTGCAGCGAGCCGACTCTCTGGAGAACATCGACGAGAGCGGCCTGAGCGAGGACAAGACGCGCCACAGCGACGACGAGGAGACCTAA